In one window of Skermanella rosea DNA:
- a CDS encoding malonate--CoA ligase: MPNHLFALMRDRMPADDRTFIETPAVEESGSPSRVMTYGDAVALSSRMANLLIRRGVQPGDRVAVQLEKSAEAIVLYLACLRAGAVYLPLNTAYTLTELDYFLGDAEPRVVVCAPSAREALEPLARSKGVAAVETLGTDGTGSLMDGAAACGTGFTDVERGPDDLAAILYTSGTTGRSKGAMLSHDNLASNALTLAGSWRFSPDDVLLHALPIFHTHGLFVATNVTLMAGSSLIFVSRFDADTMLRLMPRATVMMGVPTFYVRLLQHPGLTRDAVSHMRLFVSGSAPLLAETHDAWAERTGHRILERYGMTETNMNTSNPYDGDRIAGTVGPALPGITVRVTEPDSGRPLPGGEIGMIEVKGPNVFKGYWRMPEKTAAEFRPDGFFITGDLGKIDGSGYVHIVGRGKDLVITGGYNVYPKEVEVEIDALPGVVESAVIGVPHADFGEGVTALVVRRPGADIDERAVLQALEGRLAKYKQPKRVLFVDELPRNTMGKVQKNLLRDANKDLYARAKTG; encoded by the coding sequence ATGCCAAACCATCTGTTCGCGCTGATGCGCGACCGCATGCCGGCCGATGACCGGACCTTCATCGAAACGCCCGCCGTCGAAGAATCCGGAAGCCCCTCCCGGGTGATGACGTACGGCGACGCGGTGGCGCTGTCGTCGCGCATGGCGAACCTGCTGATCCGGCGCGGCGTCCAACCCGGCGACCGGGTCGCGGTCCAGCTGGAAAAGAGCGCGGAGGCCATCGTCCTGTATCTCGCCTGCCTGCGCGCCGGCGCCGTCTATCTGCCGCTCAACACCGCCTATACCCTGACCGAGCTGGATTACTTCCTGGGCGACGCGGAACCGCGCGTCGTCGTCTGCGCCCCTTCCGCCAGGGAGGCCCTGGAGCCTCTGGCCCGGTCGAAGGGCGTGGCGGCGGTCGAGACGCTGGGCACCGACGGGACCGGATCGCTGATGGACGGTGCCGCCGCGTGCGGGACCGGCTTCACCGACGTGGAGCGCGGCCCCGACGATCTCGCGGCGATCCTCTATACCTCGGGGACGACCGGCCGCTCCAAGGGCGCGATGCTCAGCCACGACAACCTCGCGTCGAACGCGCTGACCCTCGCCGGGTCCTGGCGGTTCTCGCCGGACGACGTGCTGCTCCACGCGCTTCCGATCTTCCACACCCACGGCCTGTTCGTCGCCACCAACGTCACCCTGATGGCCGGCTCCTCGCTGATCTTCGTGTCGCGGTTCGACGCCGACACGATGCTCCGGCTGATGCCGCGCGCGACGGTCATGATGGGTGTTCCGACCTTCTATGTCCGCCTGCTCCAACATCCGGGACTGACCCGCGACGCCGTCTCCCACATGCGCCTGTTCGTCTCCGGCTCGGCCCCCCTGCTGGCCGAAACCCATGACGCCTGGGCCGAGCGGACCGGCCACCGCATCCTGGAGCGGTACGGCATGACCGAAACCAACATGAACACCTCCAATCCCTATGACGGCGACCGGATCGCCGGGACGGTCGGTCCCGCCCTGCCCGGCATCACCGTCCGCGTGACGGAACCCGACAGCGGGCGGCCCCTGCCCGGCGGCGAGATCGGCATGATCGAGGTCAAGGGACCCAACGTGTTCAAAGGCTACTGGCGCATGCCGGAGAAAACGGCGGCCGAGTTCCGGCCGGACGGGTTCTTCATCACCGGCGACCTGGGCAAGATCGACGGGAGCGGCTACGTCCATATCGTCGGTCGCGGCAAGGACCTCGTCATCACGGGCGGCTACAACGTCTATCCCAAGGAGGTCGAGGTCGAGATCGACGCGCTGCCGGGCGTGGTCGAAAGCGCCGTGATCGGCGTTCCCCATGCCGACTTCGGCGAAGGCGTGACGGCCCTGGTCGTCCGCAGGCCGGGCGCGGACATCGACGAGCGCGCGGTCCTCCAGGCCCTCGAAGGCCGGCTCGCCAAGTACAAGCAGCCGAAGCGAGTCCTCTTCGTCGACGAACTGCCCCGCAACACCATGGGCAAGGTGCAGAAGAACCTGCTGCGCGACGCCAATAAGGATCTCTACGCCCGCGCCAAGACGGGCTGA
- a CDS encoding malonyl-CoA decarboxylase, with translation MNTSTSFLGDLMVSIADRGRSLLGRSGSTGGPVSPADLATLCEALLSGRGEASGVALAGEILAHWRKLDSDARRAFLILLAERFGPDKARLERAIEGYHASGDAKTILALHKAAEPRRQEVIRRLNLAPCGTEALVRIREELTRHLGSHPDLAALDADFVHLFSSWFNRGFLVLRRIDWTTPANILEKIIRYEAVHTIRDWNDLRRRLEPTDRRCFGFFHPQLVDEPLIFVQVALSKDIPSAIGTLLAEDRQPIPADEATTAVFYSISNCQEGLRGVSFGNFLIKQVVEDLKRELPGLTTFVTLSPVPGFAGWLARERADGASTMLTSDDRSTLEALDRPGWHTDPAVRDKVQAVLTPAAACYLLKAKSPSGKPVDPVAKFHLGNGARLERLNSLGDLSERGLRQAHGLMVNYLYKLDDIETNHERFAAQGEVVASSAVRKLLRADTQPQKQAGKAQTKVPAGKG, from the coding sequence ATGAACACGAGCACTTCCTTCCTTGGCGACCTGATGGTCTCGATCGCGGATCGTGGCCGGTCGCTGCTCGGCCGCAGCGGCTCCACCGGCGGCCCCGTGTCGCCCGCCGATCTCGCCACCCTGTGCGAGGCGCTGCTCAGCGGGCGGGGCGAGGCATCCGGCGTGGCGCTGGCAGGCGAGATCCTGGCCCATTGGCGAAAGCTGGACTCGGACGCGCGCCGCGCCTTCCTCATCCTGCTGGCGGAACGTTTCGGCCCCGACAAGGCCAGGCTGGAGCGCGCGATCGAGGGCTACCATGCGTCGGGGGACGCCAAAACCATCCTGGCCCTGCACAAGGCGGCGGAGCCACGGCGGCAGGAGGTGATCCGCCGCCTGAACCTGGCGCCGTGCGGGACGGAGGCGCTGGTCCGCATCCGGGAGGAACTGACCCGCCATCTCGGCAGCCACCCGGATCTCGCCGCGCTGGACGCCGACTTCGTCCACCTGTTCTCGTCCTGGTTCAACCGGGGCTTCCTGGTGCTGCGCCGGATCGACTGGACGACGCCGGCCAACATCCTGGAGAAGATCATCCGCTACGAGGCGGTCCATACGATCCGGGACTGGAACGACCTGCGCCGCCGGCTGGAGCCGACCGACCGCCGCTGCTTCGGCTTCTTCCATCCGCAGTTGGTCGACGAGCCGCTGATCTTCGTCCAGGTAGCGCTGTCCAAGGACATTCCGTCGGCCATCGGAACCCTGCTGGCCGAGGATCGCCAGCCGATCCCGGCGGACGAAGCGACCACCGCGGTCTTCTATTCGATCTCGAACTGCCAGGAAGGACTCCGCGGGGTCTCCTTCGGCAACTTCCTGATCAAGCAGGTGGTCGAGGACCTGAAGCGGGAGCTGCCCGGCCTGACGACCTTCGTCACCCTGTCCCCGGTCCCGGGTTTCGCCGGCTGGCTGGCGCGCGAACGGGCGGACGGGGCTTCGACGATGCTGACCTCCGATGACAGATCCACGCTGGAGGCGCTCGACCGCCCGGGCTGGCACACCGATCCCGCCGTCCGCGACAAGGTCCAGGCGGTGCTGACCCCCGCCGCCGCCTGCTATCTGCTCAAGGCGAAGTCGCCGTCGGGCAAGCCGGTCGATCCGGTCGCCAAGTTCCACCTGGGCAACGGCGCCCGGCTGGAGCGCCTGAACTCCCTGGGCGACCTGTCGGAGCGCGGCCTCCGCCAAGCCCACGGGCTGATGGTCAACTACTTGTACAAGCTCGACGATATCGAGACCAACCACGAGCGGTTCGCGGCCCAGGGCGAGGTCGTCGCCTCCAGCGCGGTCCGCAAGCTGCTGCGCGCCGACACGCAACCGCAGAAGCAGGCCGGCAAGGCCCAAACGAAAGTTCCCGCAGGTAAAGGTTAG
- a CDS encoding GntR family transcriptional regulator, whose translation MTGRDPDEPPLKLRDRIENEILTGAMPPGYRLDETTLAARFGVSRTPVREALFQLASAGLIEIRPRRGAIVTEVGPERLVQMFEVMAGLEGMAGRLAARRQTDADRRNLMETHEACRRAAETADTDAYYYENERFHHAIYVASHNAFLIEQCAALHRRLKPYRRIQLQVMNRVASSLAEHEAVVDAIVKMDGDRAERLLRDHIMIQGDRFSDLMASLAERTPERSKGA comes from the coding sequence ATGACTGGGCGAGACCCGGACGAACCACCGCTCAAGCTGAGGGACCGGATCGAAAACGAAATCCTGACCGGTGCCATGCCGCCGGGGTACCGGCTGGACGAAACGACCCTGGCTGCGCGGTTCGGCGTCTCGCGGACACCGGTCCGCGAGGCCCTGTTCCAACTGGCGTCGGCGGGCCTGATCGAGATCCGACCGCGCCGGGGCGCGATCGTCACGGAGGTCGGGCCGGAGCGTCTGGTCCAGATGTTCGAAGTGATGGCGGGCCTGGAGGGAATGGCCGGTCGGCTCGCCGCGCGGCGCCAGACCGACGCCGACCGCCGGAACCTGATGGAAACCCACGAGGCGTGCCGGCGCGCGGCGGAGACCGCCGACACCGATGCCTACTATTATGAGAACGAGCGGTTCCACCACGCGATCTACGTGGCGAGCCACAATGCCTTCCTGATCGAGCAGTGCGCGGCCCTTCACCGCCGCCTGAAGCCATACCGGCGCATCCAGCTCCAGGTCATGAACCGGGTCGCGAGTTCGCTCGCCGAGCACGAGGCCGTGGTGGACGCCATCGTGAAGATGGACGGCGACCGGGCGGAGCGCCTGCTTCGGGACCACATCATGATCCAGGGCGACCGCTTCTCCGACCTGATGGCATCCTTGGCCGAGCGGACCCCGGAGCGGTCGAAGGGCGCCTAG
- a CDS encoding terminase small subunit, translating into MTAPAPQLAIRQELFCEEIAAGASAAEAARRAGYSPRGAKQRGHFLLGREEIRIRIDALRAERRAFHRSRLDRAAEVMETIIAHAVEAKKPGIAMRAVEFQLKLLGVVQDRRIAHHFHGESRSPDADVQDMVPDPKEWMDAVPPAPASQVPETQTPEPPAPETASDTPAVTKDDLSPVPDGDPAAPPASGLPANLIEAFAAALPPEFLADLPADLLDDLPDEIAGLSWTELAARIGQVEGGIAA; encoded by the coding sequence ATGACCGCCCCCGCGCCCCAGCTCGCCATCCGACAGGAACTCTTCTGCGAGGAGATCGCCGCCGGCGCGTCGGCGGCGGAGGCGGCCCGGCGGGCCGGCTACTCGCCCCGGGGGGCGAAGCAGCGCGGCCATTTCCTGCTGGGCCGGGAGGAGATCCGCATCCGCATCGACGCGCTCCGCGCCGAACGGCGGGCGTTCCATCGGTCCCGCCTCGACCGCGCCGCGGAGGTGATGGAGACGATCATCGCCCACGCCGTGGAAGCGAAGAAGCCGGGCATCGCCATGCGCGCCGTGGAGTTCCAGCTCAAGCTGCTCGGCGTCGTCCAGGACCGCCGGATCGCCCACCACTTCCACGGCGAGAGCCGGTCGCCTGACGCCGATGTCCAGGACATGGTCCCCGACCCGAAGGAGTGGATGGACGCCGTCCCGCCCGCCCCCGCTTCCCAGGTCCCCGAGACCCAAACCCCCGAGCCTCCAGCCCCCGAGACCGCGTCCGATACTCCGGCAGTGACCAAGGATGACCTTTCGCCGGTTCCCGATGGTGACCCCGCCGCCCCTCCGGCTTCCGGACTGCCCGCGAACCTGATCGAAGCCTTCGCGGCCGCTCTCCCTCCCGAATTCCTGGCGGATCTCCCCGCCGACCTGCTGGACGACCTGCCCGACGAGATCGCCGGCCTGTCCTGGACCGAACTCGCCGCGCGCATCGGTCAGGTGGAAGGCGGAATCGCCGCCTGA